The following coding sequences lie in one Eschrichtius robustus isolate mEscRob2 chromosome 10, mEscRob2.pri, whole genome shotgun sequence genomic window:
- the CBR4 gene encoding 3-oxoacyl-[acyl-carrier-protein] reductase isoform X2 — protein sequence MDRVCAVFGGSRGIGRAVARLMAQRGYRLAIVARNLQGARAVAGDLGGDHLALSCDVAKEHDVQNTFEEIEKNLGRVNFLVNAAGINRDNLLVRTNAEDMLSQLHTNLLGSMLTCRAAVKTMIKQQTGSIVNVGSVAGVKGSSGQSVYSASKGGLVAFSRALAKEIARKKIRVNVVAPGRRLLWTFKSYALHC from the exons ATGGACAGGGTGTGTGCCGTGTTCGGAGGCTCCCGGGGCATCGGCAGGGCGGTGGCCCGCTTGATGGCCCAGAGAGGTTACCGACTGGCCATCGTCGCCCGGAATCTGCAGGGGGCCAGAGCCGTGGCCGGGGACCTGGGCG GAGATCATTTGGCATTGAGCTGTGATGTTGCCAAAGAACATGATGTTCAAAATACATTTGAAGAGATAGAGAAAAACTTAGGTCGAGTTAATTTCTTGGTAAATGCAGCTGGAATTAACAG ggATAACCTCTTAGTAAGGACAAACGCCGAAGATATGCTATCTCAGCTTCATACTAACCTCTTGGGCTCCATGCTGACCTGTAGAGCTGCCGTGAAGACAATGATTAAACAGCAGACAGGGTCCATTGTGAATGTGG gAAGCGTTGCAGGTGTAAAAGGCAGTTCTGGCCAATCCGTGTACAGCGCCAGCAAAGGCGGGCTAGTTGCATTCTCACGCGCTCTTGCTAAAGAAAtagcaagaaagaaaattagagtCAATGTAGTTGCGCCAG GGAGAAGATTACTCTGGACATTCAAGAGTTATGCCTTACATTGCTGA
- the CBR4 gene encoding 3-oxoacyl-[acyl-carrier-protein] reductase isoform X1, which produces MDRVCAVFGGSRGIGRAVARLMAQRGYRLAIVARNLQGARAVAGDLGGDHLALSCDVAKEHDVQNTFEEIEKNLGRVNFLVNAAGINRDNLLVRTNAEDMLSQLHTNLLGSMLTCRAAVKTMIKQQTGSIVNVGSVAGVKGSSGQSVYSASKGGLVAFSRALAKEIARKKIRVNVVAPGFVHTDMTKDLKEEHLKKNILLGRFGDPLDVAHAVVFLLESPYITGHVLVVDGGLQLTM; this is translated from the exons ATGGACAGGGTGTGTGCCGTGTTCGGAGGCTCCCGGGGCATCGGCAGGGCGGTGGCCCGCTTGATGGCCCAGAGAGGTTACCGACTGGCCATCGTCGCCCGGAATCTGCAGGGGGCCAGAGCCGTGGCCGGGGACCTGGGCG GAGATCATTTGGCATTGAGCTGTGATGTTGCCAAAGAACATGATGTTCAAAATACATTTGAAGAGATAGAGAAAAACTTAGGTCGAGTTAATTTCTTGGTAAATGCAGCTGGAATTAACAG ggATAACCTCTTAGTAAGGACAAACGCCGAAGATATGCTATCTCAGCTTCATACTAACCTCTTGGGCTCCATGCTGACCTGTAGAGCTGCCGTGAAGACAATGATTAAACAGCAGACAGGGTCCATTGTGAATGTGG gAAGCGTTGCAGGTGTAAAAGGCAGTTCTGGCCAATCCGTGTACAGCGCCAGCAAAGGCGGGCTAGTTGCATTCTCACGCGCTCTTGCTAAAGAAAtagcaagaaagaaaattagagtCAATGTAGTTGCGCCAG GATTTGTTCATACAGATATGACGAAAGACCTGAAAGaagaacatttaaagaaaaacatcctTCTTGGGAGGTTTGGAGACCCCCTTGATGTGGCCCATGCAGTCGTGTTTCTTTTAGAGTCTCCGTACATTACAGGGCACGTCCTGGTGGTGGACGGAGGCTTGCAGCTCACCATGTAG